One part of the Streptomyces ferrugineus genome encodes these proteins:
- the fusA gene encoding elongation factor G has product MRTNLNTLAVVRNLGILAHVDAGKTTVTERILYATGTTHKRGEVHDGTTVTDFDPQERDRGITIFAAAVSCTWDGHRINLIDTPGHVDFADEVERSLRVLDGAVAVFDAVAGVEPQSESVWRQADRHGVPRIAFVNKLDRAGADLDTAVASIRERLHPAPLVVQFPIGAEDGFRGVVDLVRMRALVWADGAETFVAEEVPAELREEANRRRRLLEEAVAELHAGALEEFCARSTLAPETLELALRELTRSGEGVVVLCGSAYRNRGVEPLLDAVVAYLPSPLDVPAVRGVRDGADDKRSAEEERPADPSAPFAALAFKVSATPTGRLTYLRVYSGTVEKGDTVLDTGARRTERIGRILRIQADRHAHVDRAVAGDIVAVVGLKSARAGTTLCAPDAALVLEPPGVAEPVVSVAVEARRSTDTDRLATALARLAEEDPSLVVRTDAETGQTVLSGMGELHLEVAVEKIRRDVGLDVNVGRPRVSYRETVGRGVFGFVFRHVKQDGGAGQFAHVVLEVQPAEAGFEFRSAVVGGRVPQEYVRAVEAGCRDALAEGPLGGHPVTGLRVTLTDGATHVKDSSDTAFRTAGRLGLREALRSCAMVLLEPVVEVTVTVPEDAVGTVLGDLAARRGRVSGSDTRAGAAVVTATVPLAELFGYATRLRSRTQGRGTFTARPTGYAPAPMTTAAR; this is encoded by the coding sequence GTGCGCACCAACCTCAACACCCTCGCCGTCGTCCGCAACCTCGGCATCCTCGCCCACGTCGACGCCGGCAAGACCACTGTCACCGAGCGGATCCTGTACGCCACCGGCACCACGCACAAGCGCGGCGAGGTCCACGACGGCACCACCGTCACCGACTTCGATCCCCAGGAACGCGACCGTGGCATCACCATCTTCGCGGCAGCGGTGAGCTGTACCTGGGACGGTCACCGGATCAACCTCATCGACACGCCCGGGCACGTCGACTTCGCCGACGAGGTGGAGCGTTCGCTGCGTGTCCTCGACGGCGCGGTCGCGGTGTTCGACGCCGTCGCGGGCGTCGAGCCGCAGAGCGAGTCGGTGTGGCGGCAGGCCGACCGGCACGGCGTGCCCAGGATCGCCTTCGTCAACAAGCTGGACCGCGCGGGCGCCGACCTGGACACGGCCGTGGCGTCGATCCGGGAACGGCTGCATCCGGCGCCGCTGGTGGTGCAGTTCCCCATCGGCGCGGAGGACGGATTCCGCGGTGTCGTGGATCTCGTACGGATGCGGGCGCTGGTGTGGGCCGACGGCGCCGAGACGTTCGTAGCGGAAGAAGTGCCCGCCGAACTGCGGGAGGAGGCGAACCGGCGTCGGCGGCTGCTGGAGGAGGCGGTGGCCGAGCTGCACGCCGGCGCGCTGGAGGAGTTCTGCGCGCGGTCGACGCTCGCGCCGGAGACGCTGGAGCTCGCCCTGCGGGAGCTGACCCGCAGCGGTGAGGGCGTGGTCGTGCTGTGCGGCTCGGCCTACCGCAACCGCGGCGTCGAGCCGTTGCTGGACGCGGTCGTGGCCTATCTGCCGTCGCCGCTCGACGTGCCTGCCGTACGGGGTGTGCGCGACGGCGCCGACGACAAGCGGTCGGCCGAAGAAGAGCGGCCCGCCGATCCGTCGGCCCCGTTCGCGGCGCTGGCGTTCAAGGTGAGCGCCACGCCGACCGGGCGGCTCACCTACCTGCGGGTGTACTCGGGAACCGTCGAGAAGGGGGACACGGTGCTCGACACGGGCGCGCGGCGCACCGAGCGGATCGGGCGGATCCTGCGGATCCAGGCCGACCGGCACGCGCACGTGGACCGGGCGGTCGCCGGGGACATCGTGGCCGTGGTCGGGCTGAAGTCGGCGCGCGCGGGCACCACCCTGTGCGCACCGGACGCCGCGCTCGTCCTCGAACCGCCCGGTGTCGCCGAACCCGTGGTGTCCGTCGCGGTCGAGGCCCGCAGGTCCACCGACACCGACCGGCTGGCCACCGCGCTGGCCCGGCTGGCGGAGGAGGATCCGTCGCTGGTCGTGCGGACCGACGCCGAGACGGGGCAGACGGTGCTGTCCGGCATGGGCGAACTGCATCTGGAGGTCGCGGTGGAGAAGATCCGGCGGGATGTCGGCCTGGACGTCAACGTCGGCCGCCCGAGGGTCTCCTACCGCGAGACCGTCGGCCGAGGCGTGTTCGGCTTCGTCTTCCGGCATGTCAAACAGGACGGTGGGGCAGGGCAGTTCGCGCATGTGGTCCTGGAGGTGCAGCCCGCGGAAGCCGGCTTCGAGTTCCGCTCGGCCGTCGTCGGCGGGCGCGTACCGCAGGAGTACGTCCGTGCCGTCGAGGCCGGCTGCCGGGACGCCCTCGCCGAGGGCCCGCTCGGCGGTCACCCGGTGACCGGGCTGCGCGTCACCCTCACCGACGGGGCGACGCATGTGAAGGACTCCTCCGACACGGCGTTCCGCACCGCCGGCCGACTCGGTCTGCGCGAGGCCCTGCGCTCGTGTGCGATGGTCCTGCTCGAGCCGGTCGTCGAGGTCACGGTCACCGTGCCCGAGGACGCGGTGGGCACCGTCCTCGGCGACCTGGCGGCACGGCGCGGCCGGGTCTCCGGCTCGGACACCCGGGCGGGCGCGGCGGTCGTTACGGCGACCGTGCCGCTGGCCGAACTGTTCGGCTACGCGACCCGCCTGCGCAGCCGCACCCAGGGCCGCGGCACCTTCACGGCCCGGCCCACCGGCTACGCACCGGCGCCGATGACCACGGCCGCGCGGTAG
- a CDS encoding SCO5389 family protein, with product MSLDVSPKLLAEAEHGDIREQDFVDTVRTSLPYAYDLIASLAAELKGGTAEFTDNQTPPPSEKERGQLLRALASDAIRGSLERHFGVTLAFQNCHRVAAFRPEVRDGQTYARFTSVRAQVLNQSPEFRDC from the coding sequence ATGTCTCTCGACGTCTCCCCGAAGCTCCTCGCCGAAGCCGAGCACGGTGACATCCGCGAGCAGGACTTCGTGGACACGGTCCGCACCTCGCTGCCGTACGCGTACGACCTGATCGCCTCCCTCGCCGCCGAACTCAAGGGCGGTACGGCCGAGTTCACCGACAACCAGACCCCTCCCCCGTCGGAGAAGGAGCGCGGCCAACTCCTGCGCGCCCTCGCCAGCGACGCGATCCGCGGCAGCCTGGAACGCCACTTCGGGGTGACGCTGGCCTTCCAGAACTGCCATCGGGTGGCGGCGTTCCGTCCCGAGGTACGGGATGGGCAGACGTATGCGCGGTTCACCTCGGTGCGGGCGCAGGTGCTGAATCAGTCGCCGGAGTTCCGGGACTGCTGA
- a CDS encoding isochorismatase family protein yields MVLPTVESYPMPDRSALPRAHASWRIEPARAALLVHDMQNHFVGVFPTGRSPVVELIDNVAALRELADTLGMPVVFSAEPAGQAPRQRGLVADIWGPGIGDEPEAAAIIAPLTPRPGEHLLANVRHNAFLRSHLSRLLRSKGRDQLIICGVYAHLGVLLTAADAFMNDIQPFVVADAVADFSAEEHSLALRWAARSGVVRTTDTLLRDLLLHKERRNA; encoded by the coding sequence ATGGTCCTGCCGACTGTCGAGTCCTATCCCATGCCGGACCGCTCCGCCCTTCCCCGCGCGCATGCCTCATGGAGGATCGAACCTGCGCGCGCGGCGCTGCTCGTCCACGACATGCAGAACCACTTCGTCGGGGTGTTCCCGACGGGGCGCTCCCCCGTGGTGGAACTCATCGACAACGTCGCGGCGCTGCGTGAACTCGCGGACACCCTGGGCATGCCGGTCGTCTTCAGCGCGGAGCCGGCCGGACAGGCGCCGCGGCAGCGCGGGCTCGTTGCCGACATATGGGGTCCGGGCATCGGGGACGAGCCGGAAGCCGCCGCGATCATCGCGCCCCTGACGCCTCGCCCCGGCGAGCACCTGCTGGCCAATGTGCGCCACAACGCCTTCCTGCGCAGCCATCTCAGCAGGCTGCTGCGTTCGAAGGGCCGCGACCAGCTGATCATCTGCGGTGTGTACGCGCACCTCGGCGTCCTGCTGACGGCGGCGGACGCCTTCATGAACGACATCCAGCCGTTCGTCGTCGCCGACGCGGTGGCCGACTTCTCCGCCGAGGAGCATTCCCTGGCACTTCGGTGGGCCGCGCGCAGCGGCGTGGTCCGCACGACGGACACCCTGCTGCGCGACCTTCTCCTGCACAAGGAGCGGCGGAACGCTTGA
- a CDS encoding MbtH family protein yields the protein MSTNPFDDADGRFLVLANDEGQHSLWPSFAEVPGGWTVVFEENTREACLEYIETHWTDLRPRSLAASMDA from the coding sequence ATGAGCACCAACCCCTTCGACGACGCCGACGGCCGATTCCTGGTCCTGGCGAACGACGAGGGCCAGCACTCCCTTTGGCCGTCCTTCGCCGAGGTACCCGGAGGGTGGACGGTCGTCTTCGAGGAGAACACCCGGGAGGCGTGCCTGGAGTACATCGAGACCCACTGGACCGATCTGCGCCCCCGGTCCCTCGCGGCGTCCATGGACGCGTGA
- a CDS encoding GNAT family N-acetyltransferase, producing the protein MTTATPRPVLPRALPSAAPSVRPAHREDAAALAALSRPFVHTGAVRERPLSLYAAHASDFLVVTAPDGTLEGCLALRVHPADPGRDHVPAGVLYNFCVARHRQGCGTGARLLRTALARARAQSLGALFTATTGGGGLFLRHGFTPASASLAPPEWVSSLDPRRNSRVLARSLGPLR; encoded by the coding sequence TTGACCACGGCTACGCCGCGCCCAGTCCTACCACGTGCGCTCCCCTCGGCGGCACCGTCCGTACGGCCCGCACACCGTGAGGACGCCGCCGCACTCGCTGCTCTGTCCCGGCCGTTCGTCCACACGGGGGCGGTGCGCGAGCGGCCCCTTTCGCTGTACGCCGCCCATGCGTCCGACTTCCTCGTGGTGACGGCCCCCGACGGCACCCTTGAGGGATGTCTGGCCCTGCGGGTTCACCCCGCCGACCCGGGGCGCGACCACGTCCCCGCGGGCGTTCTGTACAACTTCTGCGTGGCCCGGCACCGGCAGGGATGCGGAACCGGGGCCCGCCTCCTGCGCACGGCCCTGGCGAGGGCCCGCGCCCAGTCGCTGGGCGCCCTGTTCACGGCGACGACTGGCGGTGGCGGCCTCTTCCTCCGGCATGGGTTCACGCCGGCGAGCGCGAGTCTGGCGCCTCCCGAGTGGGTGAGTTCACTGGATCCGCGGCGCAACTCGCGTGTCCTCGCCCGGAGCCTGGGGCCACTGCGGTAG
- a CDS encoding MarR family winged helix-turn-helix transcriptional regulator has product MDAREAAERIERELLILTRHKEMRAPRGSRGGDPLDQSAYVLLNRLEAQGPMSIPDFVEAFGLAASTFTRQTSALLRNGLVERTLDPAGGVARKFRITEEGLRLLTEQRAGIVTGLSTVVADWTPERLDRFIADLRRFNTDIERITGRPWPRNTEDGHDGAPEDPSALSAALSDHD; this is encoded by the coding sequence ATGGATGCCCGAGAGGCCGCGGAGCGCATCGAGCGGGAACTGCTCATCCTCACCCGCCACAAGGAGATGCGGGCACCGCGGGGCTCACGCGGCGGGGATCCGCTGGACCAGAGCGCCTATGTGCTCCTCAACAGACTCGAGGCCCAGGGCCCCATGTCCATCCCCGACTTCGTCGAGGCCTTCGGGCTGGCGGCGTCGACCTTCACCCGCCAGACCTCCGCGCTGCTGCGCAACGGCCTGGTGGAGCGCACCCTCGACCCGGCCGGCGGGGTGGCACGCAAGTTCCGCATCACCGAGGAGGGCCTCAGGCTCCTCACGGAACAGCGCGCCGGCATCGTCACCGGCCTGTCCACGGTGGTGGCCGACTGGACGCCCGAACGCCTCGACCGCTTCATCGCCGACCTGCGCCGGTTCAACACCGACATCGAACGCATCACCGGGCGGCCCTGGCCGAGGAACACGGAGGACGGACACGACGGCGCCCCCGAGGACCCGTCCGCGCTGAGTGCCGCGTTGTCCGACCACGACTGA
- a CDS encoding cytochrome P450, whose product MRENDLLRLPLPSDNPLAPPVEWERLRRQCPVATVELPSGDKATYLTRYDHVKALLSDARFVRPTAEDTGAARIAPEGAGGPAADGSTAFSLPDRGEPHLRWRRQVGKYFTAKRMTALRPGMVRTAEGLVDDMVRHGQPADLKAALGFPLPVYVICDILGVPAADRDRFSHWSDAFLNVSRYTAEHTRAAYGEFAEYMSAHIAATRADPGEDLISMVIGESEGEGRGLTDDELLGTAMGLLVAGHETTANMIGKMVAMLLTDRTRWERLLADPALVRTAVDEALRFDANLGFGIRRYLTEDVEVDGELLPSGTTVVCSMPAANRDESVFTDADDMVLSRSPNPHLTFGSGPHSCLGQSLARTELQVTLDVLLRKLPTLRLDVPVDELQRVEGLLVGGLRTVPVRW is encoded by the coding sequence ATGCGCGAGAACGACCTCCTCAGGCTGCCGCTGCCCAGTGACAACCCCTTGGCGCCGCCGGTCGAATGGGAGCGACTGCGCCGTCAGTGCCCGGTGGCCACCGTCGAACTGCCCAGCGGTGACAAGGCGACCTATCTGACCCGCTACGACCACGTCAAAGCCCTGCTGTCCGACGCCCGTTTCGTCCGGCCGACCGCCGAGGACACGGGCGCCGCCCGGATCGCCCCCGAAGGAGCCGGTGGTCCCGCCGCCGACGGAAGCACGGCGTTCTCCCTGCCCGACCGCGGTGAGCCGCACCTGCGTTGGCGGCGGCAGGTGGGCAAGTACTTCACCGCCAAACGCATGACCGCGCTGCGCCCCGGCATGGTGCGCACCGCCGAGGGCCTCGTCGACGACATGGTCCGGCACGGACAGCCCGCCGACCTCAAGGCCGCCCTCGGCTTCCCGCTGCCCGTCTACGTCATCTGCGACATCCTGGGCGTCCCCGCCGCCGACCGGGACCGCTTCTCGCACTGGTCCGACGCCTTCCTCAACGTCAGCCGCTACACCGCCGAACACACCCGGGCGGCGTACGGCGAGTTCGCCGAGTACATGTCGGCGCACATCGCGGCGACACGCGCCGATCCCGGCGAGGACCTGATCAGCATGGTGATCGGGGAGAGCGAGGGGGAGGGCCGGGGGCTGACCGACGACGAGCTGCTCGGCACCGCCATGGGGCTGCTGGTCGCCGGGCACGAGACCACCGCGAACATGATCGGCAAGATGGTCGCCATGCTGCTCACCGACCGCACCCGCTGGGAGCGGCTGCTGGCCGACCCCGCCCTGGTGCGCACGGCCGTCGACGAGGCGCTGCGCTTCGACGCCAACCTCGGCTTCGGCATCCGGCGCTATCTCACCGAGGACGTCGAGGTCGACGGCGAGCTGCTGCCGAGTGGCACGACCGTCGTGTGCAGCATGCCCGCCGCCAACCGCGACGAGAGCGTGTTCACCGACGCGGACGACATGGTGCTGTCCCGGTCCCCGAACCCCCATCTGACCTTCGGCTCCGGGCCCCACTCCTGCCTCGGACAGAGCCTGGCCCGCACCGAACTCCAGGTCACCCTCGACGTCCTGCTGCGCAAGCTGCCGACCCTTCGACTGGACGTGCCGGTCGACGAGTTGCAGCGAGTGGAGGGTCTCCTCGTCGGCGGACTGCGCACCGTGCCGGTGCGGTGGTGA
- the argB gene encoding acetylglutamate kinase: protein MVDGGLQQAFAQDVVRLWNAGVRPVVVHGGGPQISEMLARLGLESRFEAGLRVTTPETMDVVRMVLTGRVQRELVGHINAHGPLAVGMTGEDAHTMTAVRRSAWVDGRPVDIGLVGDIVDVNPRAVRTLLEQGHIPVVSPVARGDDGQIYNVNADLAASALAVALGAARLVVLTDVEGLYADWPHGTKVIERVTADELGELLPRLATGMLPKMEGCLRAVRAGVRSAHVIDGRVPHALSQGVLGEQGTGTTVVPGEGSEADTACPPPTPHRSQTAGGPC from the coding sequence ATGGTGGACGGCGGCCTCCAGCAGGCGTTCGCCCAGGATGTCGTGCGGCTGTGGAACGCGGGTGTGCGCCCGGTCGTCGTACACGGCGGCGGACCGCAGATCAGCGAGATGCTCGCCCGTCTCGGCCTGGAGAGTCGCTTCGAGGCGGGCCTCAGGGTCACCACCCCGGAGACCATGGACGTGGTCCGCATGGTGCTGACGGGCCGGGTCCAGCGGGAGCTCGTCGGGCACATCAACGCGCATGGGCCTCTTGCCGTGGGGATGACGGGCGAGGACGCGCACACCATGACCGCCGTACGACGGTCGGCCTGGGTGGACGGCCGACCGGTGGACATCGGCCTGGTCGGCGACATCGTCGACGTGAACCCGCGCGCGGTGCGCACACTCCTGGAGCAGGGACACATCCCCGTGGTCTCCCCCGTGGCACGCGGTGACGACGGGCAGATCTACAACGTGAACGCCGATCTCGCGGCCTCCGCTCTGGCCGTGGCCCTTGGTGCCGCACGCCTCGTGGTGCTCACCGACGTGGAGGGGCTGTACGCCGACTGGCCGCACGGCACCAAGGTGATCGAGCGCGTGACGGCCGACGAACTGGGCGAGCTCCTGCCGCGGTTGGCGACCGGGATGCTGCCGAAGATGGAGGGCTGTCTGCGGGCCGTCCGCGCCGGCGTGCGTAGCGCGCACGTGATCGACGGCCGAGTGCCACACGCGCTGTCGCAGGGTGTCCTCGGCGAACAGGGCACCGGAACCACTGTGGTCCCGGGCGAAGGCTCCGAGGCAGACACCGCGTGTCCGCCGCCGACGCCGCACCGATCGCAGACCGCCGGCGGGCCGTGCTGA
- a CDS encoding methyltransferase domain-containing protein, whose amino-acid sequence MTLATYDSIGATYAVTRRPDPRIAARIHRALGDPATVINVGAGTGSYEPSQTVLAVEPSSVMIAQRPAGSAPALEAAAESIPLADDSADAAMALLTVHHWSDLEAGIGELRRIARRRIVVLTFDPDVNHGFWLLDEYLPEAAACDDTRAIAVDRLVTLLGGARIETVPIPHDCTDGFLAAFWRRPEAYLDPQVRAGISMFAQTGDEVIRPGLARLSDDLSSGRWHQRHADLLDREAVDAGYRLLVADL is encoded by the coding sequence ATGACCTTGGCGACTTACGACAGCATCGGTGCGACCTACGCCGTCACCCGGCGACCGGATCCCCGAATCGCCGCCAGGATCCATCGAGCCCTCGGTGACCCTGCCACCGTGATCAACGTAGGAGCCGGCACCGGCTCCTACGAACCGTCACAAACGGTACTGGCCGTTGAACCCAGCTCAGTGATGATCGCCCAGCGCCCGGCCGGATCCGCGCCGGCCCTGGAAGCAGCCGCGGAGTCGATCCCTCTCGCTGACGACTCGGCCGACGCGGCGATGGCCCTCCTGACCGTGCACCACTGGAGCGACCTGGAAGCCGGCATCGGGGAACTCCGCCGCATCGCCCGGCGACGGATCGTCGTCCTCACCTTCGACCCCGACGTCAACCACGGTTTCTGGCTGCTGGACGAGTACCTGCCCGAGGCGGCCGCATGCGACGACACACGAGCCATCGCGGTCGACCGACTGGTCACGCTGCTGGGGGGCGCCCGCATCGAGACCGTCCCCATCCCGCACGACTGCACCGACGGATTCCTCGCCGCCTTCTGGCGCCGGCCCGAGGCATACCTCGACCCGCAAGTGCGGGCCGGCATCTCGATGTTCGCCCAGACCGGCGACGAGGTCATCCGGCCGGGACTGGCCCGGCTGTCCGACGACCTGTCCTCCGGCCGGTGGCACCAACGCCATGCCGACCTGCTCGACCGCGAAGCAGTCGATGCCGGCTATCGGCTTCTCGTAGCCGACCTCTAG
- a CDS encoding amidohydrolase, whose translation MLCARLTNARFLTMDPDRPVAHDLGIWHGRIAGLDEAVTSLPAREVIDLQGATVLPGFIDAHVHLAWTGFKQNTPSIAGRTRIDDVLAVVEEAVARRNSPGAWVTIAGYDQRALGRHLTATELDKVSDGHKVFVLHDSGHGCVVNTAVLDLLPADIPHEDGFLAERAMGAARALRLPYSQEELAEAIGRAARTCLAEGVTACAEAGVGGTLFGHSPVELGAYQLARDKGLLPLRVQLMVSADRLNPVAAHDADGIPKALDLGLRTGFGDDWLSVGALKIYTDGGMMARTAALGSPYEGLDHAGQLQDDPEALAETIVEGHLAGWQLAVHAIGDRAADVALNALERAHRLRPRPGARHRIEHAGLIRPDQLPRFARLGVSAVVQPNFLRYFGDDYAAIMGEERAPWLYRGRGFLDHGITLVGSSDRPVADGSPLRAVQFMVERASETGQVIGPDESIAVDEALRAYTVAGAFACHWEDSVGSLAPGKRADLVVLGDDPRRVDISRMGDIEVVATYVDGREVPSGD comes from the coding sequence ATGCTCTGCGCCCGACTGACCAACGCGCGCTTCCTCACCATGGACCCGGACCGTCCGGTCGCCCACGACCTGGGCATCTGGCACGGCCGGATCGCGGGCCTGGACGAGGCCGTGACCTCCCTGCCCGCACGCGAGGTGATCGACCTTCAGGGCGCCACCGTCCTGCCCGGGTTCATCGACGCCCACGTGCACCTGGCCTGGACGGGCTTCAAGCAGAACACTCCGAGCATCGCGGGCCGTACGCGGATCGACGACGTACTCGCCGTCGTGGAGGAGGCCGTCGCCCGGCGGAACTCGCCGGGCGCCTGGGTGACCATCGCCGGATACGACCAGCGGGCCTTGGGCCGCCACCTGACCGCCACCGAACTGGACAAGGTCAGCGACGGACACAAGGTGTTCGTGCTGCACGACTCCGGGCACGGCTGTGTCGTCAACACGGCCGTCCTCGACCTGCTCCCCGCGGACATCCCGCACGAGGACGGCTTCCTCGCCGAACGTGCCATGGGTGCCGCCCGCGCGCTGCGGCTGCCGTACTCCCAGGAGGAGTTGGCCGAGGCGATCGGACGCGCCGCCCGGACCTGTCTGGCCGAGGGCGTCACCGCCTGCGCCGAGGCCGGCGTCGGCGGCACCCTCTTCGGCCACAGCCCCGTCGAGCTGGGCGCCTACCAACTCGCCCGCGACAAGGGCCTGTTGCCGCTCCGGGTGCAGCTCATGGTCTCGGCGGACCGGCTGAACCCGGTCGCCGCGCATGACGCCGACGGCATCCCGAAGGCTCTCGACCTCGGTCTGCGCACCGGCTTCGGCGACGACTGGCTCTCCGTGGGCGCCCTGAAGATCTACACCGACGGCGGCATGATGGCGCGTACCGCGGCGCTCGGCAGTCCGTACGAAGGGCTGGACCACGCGGGCCAGTTGCAGGACGACCCGGAGGCGCTCGCCGAGACGATCGTGGAAGGCCACCTGGCCGGGTGGCAGCTCGCCGTGCACGCGATCGGCGACCGCGCGGCGGACGTCGCCCTGAACGCCCTTGAACGGGCCCATCGCCTTCGGCCACGCCCCGGCGCCCGGCACCGTATCGAACACGCGGGCCTGATCCGCCCCGACCAGCTCCCGCGCTTCGCGCGGCTCGGCGTCAGCGCGGTCGTCCAGCCCAACTTCCTGCGGTACTTCGGCGACGACTACGCGGCGATCATGGGCGAGGAACGGGCTCCGTGGCTGTACCGGGGCAGAGGCTTCCTCGACCACGGCATCACCCTGGTCGGCAGCTCCGACCGCCCCGTCGCGGACGGATCCCCGCTGCGGGCCGTGCAGTTCATGGTCGAGCGTGCCTCCGAAACCGGCCAGGTGATCGGCCCGGACGAGAGCATCGCCGTCGACGAGGCCCTGCGCGCCTACACCGTCGCGGGCGCCTTCGCCTGCCACTGGGAGGACAGTGTGGGGAGTCTGGCCCCGGGCAAGCGCGCCGACCTGGTCGTACTCGGTGACGACCCCCGACGAGTCGACATCTCGCGCATGGGCGACATCGAGGTGGTGGCCACGTACGTCGACGGCCGCGAGGTGCCGTCCGGCGACTGA
- a CDS encoding ATP-binding protein — translation MRIAFVGKGGSGKTTLSALFSRHLARSGAPVLAIDGDINQHLAEALGHEGDTLDAPPLGAHVRDIKEYLRGTNPRVPSADAMIKTTPPGRGSRLLRLLGDDELHTRHVRRVGDVPLMVTGEFDESDLGVACYHSKLGGVELYLGHLVDGPGEYVVVDMTAGADAFASGLFTRFDMTFLVAEPTRKGVSVYRQYRDHAREFGIRVAVVGNKVTSEDDLLFLKEEVGDDLLTHLHHSSWIRAAEQGREQGELESPNVHALNVLRETVDALPKDWAAMHGHAVEFHLRNARAWADDRTGHDLAAQVDPDFVPGPTALL, via the coding sequence ATGCGTATTGCGTTCGTCGGCAAGGGCGGCAGCGGCAAGACCACCCTGTCGGCACTCTTCTCCCGCCACCTGGCCCGCTCCGGCGCACCCGTGCTGGCCATCGACGGCGACATCAACCAGCACCTGGCCGAGGCGCTGGGCCACGAGGGCGACACCCTGGACGCCCCGCCCCTCGGCGCCCATGTGCGGGACATCAAGGAGTACCTGCGCGGCACCAACCCGCGCGTCCCCTCCGCCGACGCCATGATCAAGACCACCCCGCCCGGCCGCGGCTCCCGACTGCTGCGCCTCCTGGGCGACGACGAGCTGCACACCCGGCACGTCCGGCGCGTGGGCGACGTACCGCTGATGGTGACGGGCGAGTTCGACGAGAGCGACCTCGGGGTGGCCTGCTACCACTCCAAGCTCGGCGGGGTCGAGCTCTACCTCGGCCACCTCGTCGACGGCCCCGGCGAATACGTGGTGGTCGACATGACGGCCGGCGCGGACGCCTTCGCGTCGGGCCTGTTCACCCGCTTCGACATGACCTTCCTGGTGGCGGAGCCCACGCGCAAGGGCGTCTCGGTCTACCGCCAGTACCGCGACCACGCGCGGGAGTTCGGGATCCGCGTCGCGGTCGTCGGCAACAAGGTGACCAGCGAGGACGACCTGCTCTTCCTCAAGGAGGAGGTGGGCGACGACCTCCTCACCCACCTGCACCACTCCTCCTGGATCCGCGCCGCCGAACAGGGCCGGGAACAGGGCGAACTGGAGTCCCCCAACGTCCACGCCCTGAACGTCCTGCGCGAGACGGTCGACGCGCTGCCGAAGGACTGGGCCGCGATGCACGGCCACGCCGTCGAGTTCCACCTGCGCAACGCCCGCGCGTGGGCGGACGACAGGACGGGCCATGACCTGGCCGCCCAGGTGGACCCGGACTTCGTGCCGGGCCCGACGGCACTGCTCTGA